From the Lysinibacillus fusiformis genome, the window GGAGGGTCATTGGAAACTGGGAGACTTGAGTGCAGAAGAGGATAGTGGAATTCCAAGTGTAGCGGTGAAATGCGTAGAGATTTGGAGGAACACCAGTGGCGAAGGCGACTATCTGGTCTGTAACTGACACTGAGGCGCGAAAGCGTGGGGAGCAAACAGGATTAGATACCCTGGTAGTCCACGCCGTAAACGATGAGTGCTAAGTGTTAGGGGGTTTCCGCCCCTTAGTGCTGCAGCTAACGCATTAAGCACTCCGCCTGGGGAGTACGGTCGCAAGACTGAAACTCAAAGGAATTGACGGGGGCCCGCACAAGCGGTGGAGCATGTGGTTTAATTCGAAGCAACGCGAAGAACCTTACCAGGTCTTGACATCCCGTTGACCACTGTAGAGATATGGTTTCCCCTTCGGGGGCAACGGTGACAGGTGGTGCATGGTTGTCGTCAGCTCGTGTCGTGAGATGTTGGGTTAAGTCCCGCAACGAGCGCAACCCTTGATCTTAGTTGCCATCATTTAGTTGGGCACTCTAAGGTGACTGCCGGTGACAAACCGGAGGAAGGTGGGGATGACGTCAAATCATCATGCCCCTTATGACCTGGGCTACACACGTGCTACAATGGACGATACAAACGGTTGCCAACTCGCGAGAGGGAGCTAATCCGATAAAGTCGTTCTCAGTTCGGATTGTAGGCTGCAACTCGCCTACATGAAGCCGGAATCGCTAGTAATCGCGGATCAGCATGCCGCGGTGAATACGTTCCCGGGCCTTGTACACACCGCCCGTCACACCACGAGAGTTTGTAACACCCGAAGTCGGTGAGGTAACCTTTTGGAGCCAGCCGCCGAAGGTGGGATAGATGATTGGGGTGAAGTCGTAACAAGGTAGCCGTATCGGAAGGTGCGGCTGGATCACCTCCTTTCTAAGGATTATTTCGGAATACAAACCTTGGGTTTGTAAGATTACGTTTTGCGTTCAGTTTTGAAGGTTTATAAAATATAATAAAACTTCTAAGAGGGCCTATAGCTCAGCTGGTTAGAGCGCACGCCTGATAAGCGTGAGGTCGATGGTTCGAGTCCATTTAGGCCCACCATATATACCTCTTGGGGCCTTAGCTCAGCTGGGAGAGCGCCTGCCTTGCACGCAGGAGGTCAGCGGTTCGATCCCGCTAGGCTCCACCATTTTTTTGTTCTTTGAAAACTGGATAAAACGACATTGAAATTGTAACAAACACATTTATTTTTTTAAGTTTTTTTATAGGCTTAATAACTTGGTTAAGTTATTAAGGGCGCACGGCGAATGCCTTGGCACTAGGAGCCGAAGAAGGACGGCACTAACACCGATATGCTTCGGGGAGCTGTAAGTGAGCTTTGATCCGGAGATTTCCGAATGGGGGAACCCACTACGTTTAATCGCGTAGTATCTTGACGTGAATACATAGCGTCTTGAAGGCAGACCCAGGGAACTGAAACATCTAAGTACCTGGAGGAAGAGAAAGAAAAATCGATTCCCTGAGTAGCGGCGAGCGAAACGGGAAGAGCCCAAACCAAGAGGCTTGCCTCTTGGGGTTGTAGGACACTCAATACGGAGTTACAAAAGAGCGAGTTAGATGAAGCGACTTGGAAAGGTCCGCCAGAGCAGGTAAAAGCCCTGTAGTCGAAAGTTCGTTCCCTCCTGAGTGGATCCTGAGTACGGCGGAACACGTGAAATTCCGTCGGAATCCGGGAGGACCATCTCCCAAGGCTAAATACTACCTAGTGACCGATAGTGAACCAGTACCGTGAGGGAAAGGTGAAAAGCACCCCGGAAGGGGAGTGAAAGAGATCCTGAAACCGTGTGCCTACAAGTAGTTAGAGCCCGTTAATGGGTGATAGCGTGCCTTTTGTAGAATGAACCGGCGAGTTACGATTACGTGCGAGGTTAAGCTTTAGAAGGCGGAGCCGCAGCGAAAGCGAGTCTGAATAGGGCGAATTAGTACGTGGTCGTAGACCCGAAACCAGGTGATCTACCCATGTCCAGGGTGAAGGTGAGGTAACACTTACTGGAGGCCCGAACCCACGCACGTTGAAAAGTGCGGGGATGAGGTGTGGGTAGCGGAGAAATTCCAATCGAACTTGGAGATAGCTGGTTCTCTCCGAAATAGCTTTAGGGCTAGCCTCGTGATGAGAATACTGGAGGTAGAGCACTGTTTGGACTAGGGGGCCATCCCGGTTTACCGAATTCAGACAAACTCCGAATGCCAGATATTTATACACGGGAGTCAGACTGCGAGTGATAAGATCCGTAGTCAAAAGGGAAACAGCCCAGACCACCAGCTAAGGTCCCAAAGTAATCGTTAAGTGGAAAAGGATGTGGCGTTGCACAGACAACCAGGATGTTGGCTTAGAAGCAGCCATCATTTAAAGAGTGCGTAATAGCTCACTGGTCGAGTGACGCTGCGCCGAAAATGTATCGGGGCTAAACGATTCACCGAAGCTGTGGATTGACATCTACGATGTCAGTGGTAGGAGAGCGTTCTAAGTGCGTTGAAGTCAGACCGGAAGGACTGGTGGAGCGCTTAGAAGTGAGAATGCCGGTATGAGTAGCGAAAGACGGGTGAGAATCCCGTCCACCGTATGACTAAGGTTTCCTGAGGAAGGCTCGTCCGCTCAGGGTTAGTCGGGACCTAAGCCGAGGCCGATAGGCGTAGGCGATGGACAACAGGTTGATATTCCTGTACCACCTCCTCACCGTTTGAGAAATGGGGGGACGCAGTAGGATAGGGTAAGCGCGCTGTTGGATATGCGCGTCCAAGCAGTAAGGCGTGTGTGTAGGCAAATCCGCACACTGTAACGTTGAGCTGTGATGGCGAGTCCGTATGGACGAAGTTCCTGATTTCACACTGCCAAGAAAAGCCTCTATCGAGGTGAGAGGTGCCCGTACCGCAAACCGACACAGGTAGTCGAGGAGAGAATCCTAAGGTGTGCGAGAGAACTCTCGTTAAGGAACTCGGCAAAATGACCCCGTAACTTCGGGAGAAGGGGTGCTCTTGAGCGTGCAAGCGCATGAGAGCCGCAGTGAATAGGCCCAGGCGACTGTTTAGCAAAAACACAGGTCTCTGCAAAACCGTAAGGTGACGTATAGGGGCTGACGCCTGCCCGGTGCTGGAAGGTTAAGAGGAGTGGTTAGCGCAAGCGAAGCTGCGAATTGAAGCCCCAGTAAACGGCGGCCGTAACTATAACGGTCCTAAGGTAGCGAAATTCCTTGTCGGGTAAGTTCCGACCCGCACGAAAGGCGTAACGATCTGGGCACTGTCTCAACGAGAGACTCGGTGAAATTATAGTACCTGTGAAGATGCAGGTTACCCGCGACAGGACGGAAAGACCCCGTGGAGCTTTACTGTAGCCTGATATTGAATTTTGGTACAACTTGTACAGGATAGGTAGGAGCCAGAGATCTCGGAGCGCCAGCTTCGAAGGAGGCGTCGGTGGGATACTACCCTGGTTGTATTGAAATTCTAACCCATGCCCCTTAGCGGGGCAGGAGACAGTGTCAGGCGGACAGTTTGACTGGGGCGGTCGCCTCCTAAAAGGTAACGGAGGCGCCCAAAGGTTCCCTCAGAATGGTTGGAAATCATTCGTAGAGTGTAAAGGCACAAGGGAGCTTGACTGCGAGACCTACAAGTCGAGCAGGGTCGAAAGACGGGCTTAGTGATCCGGTGGTTCCGCATGGAAGGGCCATCGCTCAACGGATAAAAGCTACCCCGGGGATAACAGGCTTATCTCCCCCAAGAGTCCACATCGACGGGGAGGTTTGGCACCTCGATGTCGGCTCATCGCATCCTGGGGCTGTAGTCGGTCCCAAGGGTTGGGCTGTTCGCCCATTAAAGCGGTACGCGAGCTGGGTTCAGAACGTCGTGAGACAGTTCGGTCCCTATCCGTCGTGGGCGTAGGAAATTTGAGAGGAGCTGTCCTTAGTACGAGAGGACCGGGATGGACACACCGCTGGTGTACCAGTTGTCTTGCCAAAGGCATCGCTGGGTAGCTATGTGTGGACGGGATAAGTGCTGAAAGCATCTAAGCATGAAGCCCCCCTCAAGATGAGATTTCCCATTACGCAAGTAAGTAAGATCCCTCAAAGACGATGAGGTAGATAGGTTCGAGGTGGAAGTGTGGTGACACATGGAGCTGACGAATACTAATCGATCGAGGACTTAACCAAAACGTTTGAACCATTCAATGTACCGTTTATCCAGTTTTGAAAGAACAACACTTTCAATTAAATACATGTCTAGTGATGATGGCAAAGAGGTCACACCCGTTCCCATACCGAACACGGAAGTTAAGCTCTTTAGCGCCGATGGTAGTTGGGGGCTTCCCCCTGTGAGAGTAGGACGTCGCTAGGCAAATGAAAGACCAGAGAATTTTTTCTCTGGTCTTTTTGCTGTATTCAAATTGAAGAAAGTTTAAAGTAGGCTGTCTCTCTAAAAAGACAGCCTATATGCTTAAAACTCAAGAGCATGTCGAAGATCATTTATATAGGATTGACTCACTGGTAACTCACTTCCATCAATTAATGTAACAATAAAATTTGACGTTAAATCACGGGCCATTTTTTTGATGAAATGTATATTTACTATGTAAGATCTATGGATACGAATAAAACATGACGGTAATCTTAATTGAAGTTCTTTAAGCGTAATGCTCGTTTTAAACTGCTCACCATCTACATAAAACCATGTCTTTTTCTGTAGGCTTTCTATATGAGAAATTTTATTGATTGCCACAGGACTCCATTCCTCCTCTTGCTTTCCAGTTAAAAATTGAAACGGTTCTGCTTTTTTTGTTGTAAAAGATGACGGTAAGACAATGACTAGTGCAGCAGGCTTATTTTGAATGTATATGGGGTAACCAATGCCGTAATATGGCGTTTCGAATAGGGAATTATCTAATACGGCATCTGTTTTTTTGTGAGTCTGTAACACTTGGTAAGCAATACTCCCAGGTAATACTTGTTGACCTACCTCTAATTGAATACTTGTATGGCCAGAGTGAAAATAAATATAAGAATTTTCAACAGCAATTGCAATGGATGAATCAGCAGGAATCCAGTCTTTCAACATAAAAATATATTGTTGTGAAATATCTTTTACGAAAGAATTTAACTCATTGTTCATTGTGAATATCCCCCTTGTTTGTAAACAGTCTTCCAAATTTCATCGTCAAAAAAGGTAGTTTTATCCTTAAAAT encodes:
- a CDS encoding LytTR family DNA-binding domain-containing protein, whose protein sequence is MNNELNSFVKDISQQYIFMLKDWIPADSSIAIAVENSYIYFHSGHTSIQLEVGQQVLPGSIAYQVLQTHKKTDAVLDNSLFETPYYGIGYPIYIQNKPAALVIVLPSSFTTKKAEPFQFLTGKQEEEWSPVAINKISHIESLQKKTWFYVDGEQFKTSITLKELQLRLPSCFIRIHRSYIVNIHFIKKMARDLTSNFIVTLIDGSELPVSQSYINDLRHALEF